CAGCGTCGGCCGGCGTCGGAACTCGCCGATGCGCCGCTCCGTGGCCTGGCTCCAGCGGGGGTGGTCCACGGTCGGATTCACGTTGGAATAGAAACCGTATTCGCTGGGCTGCATCTTGTTCCAGGTGGCTTCCGGCATCTGCTCCACAAACCGGATCTTCACCACCGACTTGATGCTCTTGAAGCCATACTTCCACGGCACCACCAGCCGAATCGGTGCGCCATTCTGGTTGGGAAGTACCTCTCCGTAGAGACCGACGGCCAGGATGGTCAGGGGATGCATGGCCTCATCCAGACGCAGTCCCTCGACGTACGGCCAGTCCAGCACACGGTCCTTCTGGCCGGGCATCTGCTCGGGGTTGTAGAGCGTGACCAGTTGGACGAACTTTGCCTTGGAAGTCGGCTCCAGCATCTTGATGAAGTCGCCGAAGGGAAAGCCCAGCCAGGGGATGACCATAGACCAGGCCTCGACGCAGCGTAGTCGATAGATGCGTTCTTCGAGCGGGAACATCTTGATGAGCGCGTCGATGTCGTACACCTTCGGCTTGGAGACGTGGCCTTCCACGGCCACCGTCCAGGGCCGGGTGCGCAGGCTGCCGGCGTTGGCCGCCGGGTCTTCCTTGTCGGTGCCGAACTCGTAGAAATTGTTGTAATGCGTAATGTCGCGCAAAGAGTTCGGCGTTTCGTTGGTGCTGAGGGAACTCTTGTTGTGCGCCAGCTTCACGCCCGCGGAAACCTCGTCTTCGGGTTCGGTCAGCTTCTTTAGCGCCCAGCCTCCCGCCACTAGTCCTGCTCCCGCGGCGGCCGTCAGAATGAACTGCCGGCGGTTCTGGTAGCTTTGCTTGGGAGTGATCTCCGACGACGGGATTTCGGACGCTTTCTTAATCAGCATGAGAACGTCTGCTCCTACTCACCATATTAGAACGCATTTCGGGCGCGGGCAGATGTTTCCCCAGCGCCAGCCCACAGGATAGGACTCCCGATTCGGCCAAAAGTTGCAGACCTGCGCGCTGACCGAATCAGCTCGGGCCATTTAGAATGATGGCCTTGGAGGATTGACCCGAATGGCACTCATGTTGCGCAAGGGCAGCATTCCCATCGCGGCCGCTTTCGCTGCGGCTTTTCTATTGTGCCTGACGCCCCTCGCGATGGGGCAGTCCGACGGCAAGCCGACGGCGGAAGAAGCCAAGGCTTTCGTTGAGCAGACGGAGAAGCAGCTCCTCGACCTCAACAACAAGCTCGCCAGGGCTTCCTGGATCAAGGCCAACTTCATCACCTACGACACAGAAGAGCTGGAAGCGGATTATCAGAGCCAGTTCACCGCCGTGACCACGGACCTGGCGACCAAGGCGGCGCGCTTTGACAGAGTGGATCTGCCGGAGGATGTGGAGCGCAAACTGAAGCTGCTGAAGCTGGCACTGACGGTTCCTGCGCCCAACAATCCCGAGGAACGCGACGAACTGACCAAGATCACGGTTGGGCTCGACGCCGCCTACGGCCGCGGCAAGTACTGTCCCACGGACAAGGACCAGTGCCTTTCCCTGAACGACCTGGAGCGGACGCTCGCCAAGAGCCGCAACTACGACGAACAGCTTGATGCGTGGCAGGGCTGGCACGCCATCGCGGTGCCCATGCGAAAGGACTTCGAACGCGAAGTAGTACTGGCCAACAAGGGTGCCCGCGAGTTGGGCTTCCAGGATGTAGGGGCCATGTGGCGCTCGAATTACGACATGCCGCCCGACGAATTTGCCAAGGAAGTCGATCGCCTGTGGGAGCAGGTGAAGCCGCTCTATCTTTCCCTCCACGCCTATGTGCGCGCACAACTGGCCAAGCAGTACGGGGCCGACAAA
The nucleotide sequence above comes from Terriglobales bacterium. Encoded proteins:
- the msrP gene encoding protein-methionine-sulfoxide reductase catalytic subunit MsrP; this translates as MLIKKASEIPSSEITPKQSYQNRRQFILTAAAGAGLVAGGWALKKLTEPEDEVSAGVKLAHNKSSLSTNETPNSLRDITHYNNFYEFGTDKEDPAANAGSLRTRPWTVAVEGHVSKPKVYDIDALIKMFPLEERIYRLRCVEAWSMVIPWLGFPFGDFIKMLEPTSKAKFVQLVTLYNPEQMPGQKDRVLDWPYVEGLRLDEAMHPLTILAVGLYGEVLPNQNGAPIRLVVPWKYGFKSIKSVVKIRFVEQMPEATWNKMQPSEYGFYSNVNPTVDHPRWSQATERRIGEFRRRPTLMFNGYADQVASLYTGMDLRANF